The Methanomassiliicoccales archaeon DNA window CGTTGTATCCTTCTTATTTCGGATCTCATTTCAAGTCTAAGTTTTGCATCTAGGTTTGAGAGAGGTTCATCTAAGAGTAAGAGCTTAGGTTCAACTACGAGGGCCCTTGCTATTGCTACTCTTTGCTGTTGGCCTCCACTCAGCTGGGTTGGATATCTATCCTCATAACCTTGGAGCTTAACCAGTTCAAGCGCCCATTTTACTTTTCTGTCAATCTCTTGCTTTGGAAGTTTTTTTACTTTTAGACCATAAGCCACGTTGTCATAAACGGTCATATGGGGCCATAGAGCATAGTTTTGGAAAACTAGCACTGCTCCTCTTTCACTTGAACTTTTATACGTCACATCGTCGTCATCGAAATATAAATGTCCACTATCAGCAAAGTCTAGGCCAGCTATGATTCTTAAGGTGGTTGATTTCCCACACCCACTTGGACCAAGGAGAGTGAAAAGTTCTCCATCTTTTACGTGTAGATTAATGCCTTTTAACGCTACAGTCTCCCCAAATGTTTTTACTATATTCTCAAGTTTAACCTCGACCATTTTCTCACCTCATGTTAATCCAATGAATGAATATCTTTGTTTTGTGATAACATTAACAACCACGATTGCAGTTATCTGCACAACTATTAATAAAACTCCCAATGCTGCCGCAAGGTTTATACTACCTGCCGCTGACATTAGGACTTCTTTCATAAATGCTGTTATTGGGGCCTGTTCCATGTTTATTGAACCCAATGTTATCCCTACGCTTGTTTCACTCATGGAATAAACAAAACTAAGCATGCTTCCACCAAAGACGTTTAGGGAAATTAGAGGCATTAATATTCCAGTGATAGTTCTCCACCTCGAAGCACCCAGGTTTATCGATGATTCTTCGAGGGATACATGAACCTGTTGCAAGCCGGCATAGACGGATCTAGCTGCGAATGGTAGCCTTCTTATGGAATAAGCAAGTATCAAGACCAAAGCAGGATTAAACCCGTAGAGGGATGTTGGGTTTAGCGGCGAGTTCTCTGGAGTAATTACCGAGAAGAAGTAGAAGTATCCCATTGCCACAACTATTCCTGGTACTGCAATTGGGAGTATCACGATACTTTCTAGTACTGGACTTAAGGCTCCTTTGAATCTACTACTGGCATAAGAGGAGGTTATTGACAAGATAACTATTAGAATCACTGCAGCTCCTGAATAGGTTAAGCTGTTCACGATGAATCTTCTCACATCGGGATTTAGGATCATCTCTTTTATGTAATCTATGGTGAATCCTTGGGGCAGCACTGTAGTAGTCCATCTTTCTGAGAAGGCAAGCATAA harbors:
- a CDS encoding ABC transporter ATP-binding protein; translated protein: MVEVKLENIVKTFGETVALKGINLHVKDGELFTLLGPSGCGKSTTLRIIAGLDFADSGHLYFDDDDVTYKSSSERGAVLVFQNYALWPHMTVYDNVAYGLKVKKLPKQEIDRKVKWALELVKLQGYEDRYPTQLSGGQQQRVAIARALVVEPKLLLLDEPLSNLDAKLRLEMRSEIRRIQR